The following coding sequences are from one Coffea arabica cultivar ET-39 chromosome 11e, Coffea Arabica ET-39 HiFi, whole genome shotgun sequence window:
- the LOC113718337 gene encoding uncharacterized protein, whose translation MLVNNLCESFNGHILEVRQQSIITMLESIRVFLMERIQRRTTAMEKFELSIGPLIKKIIDDRVIESRQWRTIWNAVDGYQVRGPRGAQFAVYLKKKLCTCKLWDLSGIPCCHAIAAIHRNNGDPYKEVYDCYNRDLFLKIYQNVLYPINGQVMWPEADGVDLDPPERIVQPGRPKKVRRRDPTETQKTGNRLRRKIVIHCRKCGVAGHNAAGCKRGAGAEPTAAACF comes from the exons ATGTTGGTTAATAATTTGTGTGAAAGTTTTAATGGTCATATCCTTGAAGTTAGGCAGCAGTCAATTATCACAATGTTAGAATCCATTAGGGTATTTCTGATGGAGAGAATACAGAGAAGGACAACTGCAATGGAGAAGTTTGAATTGTCCATTGGTCcactaattaaaaaaataattgatgaTAGAGTGATAGAATCAAGGCAGTGGAGAACCATTTGGAATGCTGTGGATGGATACCAGGTTAGGGGACCAAGGGGGGCCCAGTTTGCTGtttatttaaagaaaaaattgtgCACATGCAAACTGTGGGATCTATCAGGTATTCCTTGCTGTCATGCTATTGCAGCAATTCACAGAAATAATGGCGACCCCTATAAAGAGGTGTATGACTGCTACAACAGAGATCTGtttctaaaaatttatcaaaatgttTTGTATCCTATCAATGGACAAGTAATGTGGCCTGAAGCTGATGGGGTGGATCTTGATCCACCAGAAAGGATAGTGCAACCTGGCAGACCTAAGAAGGTCAGGAGAAGAGATCCTACTGAAACTCAAAAGACTGGAAATAGGTTGCGGAGAAAGATAGTCATCCATTGCAGAAAATGTGGTGTTGCCGGCCATAATGCAGCTGGTTGCAAG CGAGGAGCAGGAGCAGAACCAACAGCAGCAGCGTGTTTCTAA